One Carassius gibelio isolate Cgi1373 ecotype wild population from Czech Republic chromosome B18, carGib1.2-hapl.c, whole genome shotgun sequence DNA segment encodes these proteins:
- the LOC127977362 gene encoding extracellular calcium-sensing receptor-like, whose product MARRTVLLQLLLFIVHGSFVPVSAQVCSLLGQPAQPLLSAERDINIGAIFSIHRNALLKMHNYISKPEPITCLSLSLREFKFAQTLIFAIEEINNSTQLLPGIYLGYKIYDSCRSIAQTIISGIALMNGYEATLTDMSCSRPPAVHAIVGESTSSPTIGLASVVGPFSLPVISHFATCACLSNRKRYPSFYRTISSDYYQSRALAQLVKHFGWTWVGTIRSRNDYGNNGILAFEEAAKEEGVCIEYSEAILSNDPQEQFLKTLEVIKKGTTRVVVAFIALGDFFPLLKVISQHNITGLQWVGSESWITSRTLAETKEYSFLSGAIGFAIANAKIVGLHEFLVNVHPEQDKKNELFKEFWETAFQCSFKNIGSGGCTGSERLAELQNEYTDVSELRIVNKVYTAVYAVAYTLHNVLKDITSSANSSKGVWPTPQMVLKYMRDVRFTVKTGEEIFFDESGDPVARYDLVNWQPAEDGSLQFEHVGLYDSSVTSEQRLQVNLEHILWTEESGQLPVSVCSKSCPSGTRKAVQKGRPVCCYDCIPCADGEISNGTDSSDCFPCDLEYWSNESKDRCVLKLVEFLSYSEIMGIVLCIFSLMGVLLTAMVSFLFYLHKETSIVRANNSELSFLLLFSLSLCFLCSLTFIGRPTEWSCMLRHTTFGITFVLCISCVLGKTIVVLMAFKATLPGSNVMKWFGPLQQRLSVVSLTIIQVIICVLWLSISPPFPYMNLSYYREKIILECNLGSALGFWAVLGYTGLLSTLCFLLAFLARKLPDNFNEAKFITFSMLIFCAVWLTFIPAYVSSPGKFTVAVQIFAILASSFGLLLCIFAPKCYIILLKPEKNTKKQIMRK is encoded by the exons ATGGCAAGGAGGACTGTGTTACTGCAGCTATTACTGTTCATTGTACATGGCAGCTTTGTGCCAGTTTCAGCGCAAGTCTGCAGTCTGCTTGGTCAGCCTGCTCAACCTCTACTTTCTGCAGAAAGAGACATTAACATTGGAGCGATTTTCTCAATCCACAGAAATGCCCTGCTAAAGATGcataattacatttctaaaccAGAGCCAATAACATGTCTCAG cttaAGCCTTCGGGAATTTAAATTTGCTCAGACACTAATTTTTGCCATTGAGGAGATTAATAACAGCACACAGTTGTTACCTGGTATTTATTTGGGCTATAAGATATATGACTCATGTCGCTCTATCGCTCAAACAATCATCTCAGGCATTGCTTTGATGAATGGTTATGAAGCCACTTTGACTGATATGTCCTGTTCTAGACCACCAGCTGTTCATGCCATTGTTGGAGAGTCAACATCCTCACCCACCATTGGCTTGGCTTCTGTAGTTGGTCCATTCAGCTTACCTGTT ATCAGTCATTTTGCCACATGTGCATGCCTGAGTAACAGAAAAAGGTATCCATCCTTTTACAGAACAATATCCAGTGATTATTACCAAAGCAGAGCGCTGGCTCAGCTTGTCAAGCACTTTGGCTGGACCTGGGTTGGCACAATAAGGAGTCGCAATGACTATGGTAATAATGGAATTTTAGCATTTGAGGAGGCTGCAAAAGAAGAGGGCGTTTGTATTGAATACTCAGAGGCCATATTAAGCAATGAtccacaagaacagtttctgaaGACACTAGAGGTGATAAAAAAGGGCACCACCAGGGTTGTGGTGGCTTTTATAGCACTAGgtgattttttccccctcctgaAAGTAATTTCACAGCACAACATCACAGGGCTGCAGTGGGTTGGCAGTGAATCCTGGATTACTTCTCGAACTCTTGCAGAAACAAAGGAATACAGTTTTCTTTCTGGAGCTATTGGTTTTGCTATAGCAAATGCCAAAATTGTGGGCTTGCATGAGTTCCTAGTCAATGTGCACCCtgaacaagataaaaaaaatgaacttttcaaaGAATTCTGGGAAACAGCCTTTCAGTGCTCTTTCAAGAACATTGGCAGTGGTGGCTGTACTGGCTCAGAGAGACTTGCTGAGCTGCAAAATGAATATACTGACGTATCAGAGCTACGAATAGTAAATAAGGTATATACTGCAGTGTATGCTGTTGCATATACATTACATAATGTATTAAAAGACATCACATCCTCAGCCAACAGCAGCAAAGGAGTATGGCCTACACCACAAATG GTGTTGAAGTATATGAGGGATGTGAGATTCACTGTTAAAACAGGTGAAGAAATCTTCTTTGATGAAAGTGGTGATCCAGTGGCAAGATATGACCTTGTTAACTGGCAGCCTGCTGAGGATGGAAGTTTGCAGTTTGAACATGTAGGCCTTTATGACAGCTCCGTTACTTCAGAACAACGTCTTCAGGTCAATCTGGAACACATACTATGGACAGAGGAAAGTGGACAG CTGCCTGTGTCCGTGTGCAGTAAGAGCTGCCCCTCCGGCACTAGGAAGGCAGTGCAAAAAGGACGACCTGTCTGCTGTTATGACTGTATCCCTTGTGCAGATGGAGAAATCAGTAATGGCACAG aTTCTAGTGACTGCTTTCCTTGTGATTTGGAGTACTGGTCGAATGAGAGCAAAGACAGATGTGTATTAAAATTGGTTGAATTCCTGTCATACTCAGAAATCATGGGAATTGTGCTTTGTATTTTCTCATTAATGGGGGTGTTATTAACAGCAATGGTATCTTTTCTGTTTTATCTTCATAAAGAAACATCTATTGTCAGAGCCAACAACTCAGAGCTGAGCTTCCTGTTGCTCTTCTCGCTCTCACTGTGTTTTCTCTGTTCACTTACTTTCATTGGTCGGCCCACTGAGTGGTCCTGTATGTTGCGTCACACCACGTTTgggatcacttttgtcctctgtatctcctgtgttctcGGGAAAACAATAGTTGTTTTAATGGCCTTCAAAGCTACACTTCCAGGAAGTAATGTCATGAAATGGTTTGGGCCTCTTCAGCAAAGACTCAGTGTTGTTTCCTTAACAATAATACAAGTGATTATCTGTGTGCTTTGGTTGTCAATATCCCCCCCTTTCCCATACATGAATTTAAGCTATTATAGAGAAAAGATCATCCTTGAATGTAACTTAGGGTCAGCTCTTGGTTTCTGGGCTGTTTTGGGTTATACTGGTCTGCTATCCACCTTATGTTTTCTTTTAGCTTTTCTTGCTCGGAAGCTCCCTGATAACTTCAATGAAGCCAAGTTCATCACATTCAGTATGCTCATATTCTGTGCTGTCTGGCTCACATTTATCCCAGCTTATGTCAGTTCTCCTGGAAAATTTACTGTCGCTGTGCAGATATTTGCAATTTTAGCTTCAAGTTTTGGTTTACTATTATGCATATTTGCTCCAAAATGTTACATAATTTTGTTAAAACCagagaaaaacacaaagaaacaaataatgAGGAAATAG